From the genome of Helicoverpa zea isolate HzStark_Cry1AcR chromosome 1, ilHelZeax1.1, whole genome shotgun sequence, one region includes:
- the LOC124631280 gene encoding fork head domain-containing protein FD4-like has translation MPRPSRESYGDQKPPYSYISLTAMAIWSSPERMLPLSEIYRFITDRFPYYRRNTQRWQNSLRHNLSFNDCFVKVPRRPDRPGKGAYWTLHPQAFDMFENGSLLRRRKRFKLQKGEKDNLNAELAALASFNRAFLARQASAPPPPPAMPTASLYTPPLCPQLSPEPAELPEAAAITTLPRERPRRAFTIEALLEPDLPRLSPSPPHQVLIPMPRMESAVSYVAAAQRYHAELLAAAHALRPCYLPPPPLPVA, from the coding sequence ATGCCGCGACCCTCACGTGAATCTTATGGCGATCAGAAACCTCCGTACTCGTACATATCCCTGACGGCGATGGCGATCTGGAGCTCCCCGGAGCGCATGCTGCCGCTGTCGGAGATCTACCGGTTCATCACGGACCGCTTCCCGTACTACCGGCGCAACACGCAGCGCTGGCAGAACTCGCTGCGGCACAACCTCTCCTTCAACGACTGCTTCGTGAAGGTGCCGCGCCGCCCGGACCGGCCCGGCAAGGGCGCCTACTGGACGCTGCACCCGCAGGCCTTCGACATGTTCGAGAACGGCTCGCTGCTCCGGAGGCGCAAGAGGTTCAAGCTCCAGAAAGGCGAGAAAGATAACCTGAACGCAGAATTAGCAGCGCTGGCCAGTTTTAACAGAGCATTTTTGGCAAGACAAGCAAGTGCACCCCCGCCGCCGCCTGCAATGCCAACCGCCAGTTTATACACTCCTCCACTGTGTCCACAATTGAGTCCAGAGCCAGCAGAACTACCGGAGGCAGCCGCTATTACAACGTTGCCACGTGAAAGACCCCGAAGAGCGTTCACAATCGAGGCGCTTTTGGAGCCGGACTTGCCGCGCCTGTCGCCGTCGCCGCCGCACCAGGTGCTGATCCCGATGCCCCGCATGGAGAGCGCGGTGTCGTACGTGGCGGCGGCGCAGCGGTACCACGCGGAGCTGCTGGCGGCGGCGCACGCGCTGCGCCCCTGCTacctgccgccgccgccgctgcccgTCGCCTGA